In the Candidatus Eisenbacteria bacterium genome, one interval contains:
- a CDS encoding leucyl aminopeptidase, with the protein MKVITRHGNIIRQKSDALALGIFEGRPLTGAAAAVDRATRGAVRRLILQKDFTGRFLEVTLIYPRGLGAKRLILVGLGAREAFTLARARLAAAAVSRRARDMRAGTLVTVVFGAGSGGLPPDRAAQATAEGVVLGAYRFSAYRTEPGVPLRQVTIVEREPDVARAIETAVERGRQWAEGTCLARDLASTPGQDLTPQRLADRARELESAGTRVEVLDVRRLEKLGMGALLAVGRGSVHPPRFVVLERGGRSSAKTPTVVLIGKGVTFDTGGISLKPRENMGKMKYDMSGAAAVLGAFAALAEMDLPFRVVGLLALAENMPGGRALKPGDIVRAMDGTTIEVTNTDAEGRLVLADALGYARRYEPEVVVDLATLTGAVSIALGNLAAGMFTDDDALASELEQASADSGERIWRLPVWDDYAPEMRGEVADLVNSSGAREGGAILAAVFLKHFARGMRWAHLDIASTAWSPVVRPHEGRGPTGFGVRLLLEWLSRRASASGSSASSRPGPRARRATRSARGRAGASSRSSDAPRPGRRFRGP; encoded by the coding sequence ATGAAGGTCATCACCCGCCATGGCAACATCATCCGCCAGAAATCCGACGCCCTGGCGCTCGGAATCTTCGAAGGGCGCCCACTGACCGGGGCCGCGGCAGCGGTCGATCGTGCAACTCGCGGCGCCGTTCGCAGGTTGATCCTGCAAAAAGATTTCACGGGTCGCTTCCTCGAGGTGACGTTGATTTATCCACGGGGGCTCGGGGCGAAACGCCTGATCCTGGTGGGTCTCGGCGCGCGCGAGGCCTTCACGCTTGCCAGAGCCCGGCTGGCGGCCGCGGCCGTGTCACGCCGCGCCAGGGACATGCGCGCCGGCACGCTCGTGACCGTCGTGTTCGGCGCTGGGTCCGGTGGCCTGCCCCCGGATCGCGCGGCGCAGGCGACCGCCGAAGGCGTGGTGCTGGGCGCGTACCGCTTCTCCGCCTATCGCACCGAGCCGGGCGTTCCGCTGCGCCAGGTCACGATCGTCGAGCGCGAGCCGGATGTCGCGCGAGCGATCGAGACCGCCGTGGAGCGCGGCCGCCAGTGGGCGGAAGGGACGTGTCTGGCTCGGGATCTGGCCAGCACGCCGGGTCAGGATCTCACGCCGCAGCGGCTCGCGGACCGCGCGCGCGAGCTCGAGAGTGCCGGCACGCGAGTCGAGGTGCTCGACGTGCGGCGGCTCGAGAAGCTCGGCATGGGCGCGCTGCTCGCCGTCGGTCGCGGAAGTGTCCATCCGCCCCGGTTCGTCGTTCTCGAGCGCGGCGGCAGGAGCTCGGCGAAGACCCCTACGGTGGTCCTCATCGGCAAGGGCGTCACCTTCGACACGGGAGGCATCTCGCTCAAGCCCCGGGAGAACATGGGCAAGATGAAGTACGACATGTCCGGGGCGGCGGCCGTCCTCGGCGCCTTCGCAGCACTTGCGGAGATGGACCTGCCGTTTCGCGTGGTCGGTCTATTGGCGCTGGCGGAGAACATGCCGGGAGGCCGCGCGCTCAAGCCGGGCGACATCGTGCGGGCGATGGACGGCACCACCATCGAGGTCACCAACACCGATGCGGAAGGCCGCCTCGTGCTGGCCGACGCGCTCGGCTACGCGCGGCGCTATGAGCCCGAGGTCGTCGTGGATCTGGCCACGCTGACCGGAGCGGTCAGCATCGCGCTGGGGAACCTGGCTGCGGGCATGTTCACGGACGACGACGCGCTGGCCTCCGAGCTCGAGCAGGCTTCCGCAGACAGCGGCGAGAGAATCTGGAGACTTCCGGTCTGGGACGACTACGCGCCCGAGATGCGTGGTGAGGTCGCGGACCTGGTGAATTCCTCGGGAGCGCGGGAAGGCGGCGCGATCCTCGCTGCGGTGTTCCTCAAGCACTTCGCGCGGGGCATGCGGTGGGCCCATCTCGACATCGCCAGCACCGCATGGTCGCCGGTGGTCCGCCCGCACGAGGGGCGGGGACCGACTGGATTCGGCGTGCGACTGCTGCTCGAGTGGCTCAGCCGCCGGGCTTCGGCGTCGGGGTCGAGCGCTTCTTCACGGCCGGGGCCTCGCGCTCGACGCGCAACCCGGTCGGCTCGTGGACGAGCCGGAGCATCTTCCCGGTCGTCGGATGCGCCCAGACCTGGAAGACGGTTCCGCGGTCCCTGA